One stretch of Xanthomonas sp. DAR 35659 DNA includes these proteins:
- a CDS encoding chemotaxis protein CheB, whose protein sequence is MFVSDGEAGGTPVALLARPGQARERLREALHLAGAAIVLEDDPGAIDAQTLADAAPGAVLIALEPAIEDALERLDAALDLPGVTVIFDEAELAARREGWETQRWARHLAAKLQGHQDVLPPGRETDTGLHPEPGLPATPAQLHDGAPIGFHVEEAASFASTVPGDSFYAWQPPADAAPGFEDLQFARDEAAAGAARSQVAVTEPAPDTAAASSATPASTPPPLPASAWSLVDDDAALVVQARAPLNQMQISTEGLSLVALDGDDAAAIDAPAAAASVAAQGAVLVMAGIGGPDAIRRLLAALPPDFPQPLLVQLRLDGGRYGNLVKQIARVSTLPVLLAEAGEPVSAGNVYILPDDVGVRGHDGAGLRFVAQDAGTAVVGGLPAAHSAVLLLSGSDPQQVDDVLALAAQGAWVAGQTGDGCYDPAAAVQLIGRGHPGGDPLQLAQALSARWGG, encoded by the coding sequence GTGTTCGTGAGTGACGGCGAAGCCGGCGGCACCCCGGTCGCGCTGCTGGCGCGCCCCGGCCAGGCGCGAGAGCGCCTGCGCGAGGCCCTGCACCTGGCCGGCGCGGCGATCGTGCTCGAGGACGACCCGGGCGCGATCGACGCGCAGACCCTGGCCGACGCCGCGCCCGGCGCGGTGCTGATCGCGCTGGAGCCGGCGATCGAGGATGCGCTGGAGCGGCTGGATGCCGCACTCGACCTGCCCGGCGTCACCGTGATCTTCGACGAGGCCGAGCTGGCCGCGCGCCGCGAGGGCTGGGAGACGCAGCGGTGGGCGCGGCACCTGGCCGCCAAGCTGCAAGGCCACCAGGACGTGCTGCCGCCCGGGCGCGAGACCGACACCGGCCTGCACCCCGAACCGGGCCTGCCGGCCACCCCGGCGCAATTGCACGACGGCGCGCCGATCGGCTTCCACGTGGAGGAAGCGGCCAGCTTCGCCAGCACCGTGCCGGGCGACAGCTTCTATGCCTGGCAACCGCCGGCCGATGCCGCGCCCGGATTCGAGGACCTGCAGTTCGCACGCGACGAAGCCGCCGCCGGCGCTGCGCGATCGCAGGTTGCGGTGACCGAGCCCGCGCCGGACACCGCTGCGGCATCCAGTGCCACGCCAGCCAGCACGCCACCGCCGCTGCCGGCCAGCGCCTGGTCGCTGGTGGACGACGACGCGGCGTTGGTCGTGCAGGCGCGCGCGCCGCTGAACCAGATGCAGATTTCCACCGAAGGCCTGTCGCTGGTCGCGCTCGACGGCGACGATGCCGCCGCCATCGATGCACCTGCGGCCGCGGCATCCGTCGCCGCACAGGGCGCGGTCCTGGTCATGGCCGGCATCGGCGGCCCCGATGCCATTCGTCGCCTGCTCGCCGCCTTGCCGCCTGACTTCCCGCAGCCGCTGCTGGTGCAGTTGCGCCTGGACGGCGGCCGCTACGGCAACCTGGTCAAGCAGATCGCGCGGGTGTCCACCTTGCCCGTTCTGCTGGCCGAAGCCGGCGAACCGGTGAGCGCCGGCAACGTCTACATCCTGCCCGACGATGTCGGCGTGCGCGGCCATGACGGCGCCGGCCTGCGCTTCGTCGCCCAGGACGCCGGCACGGCGGTGGTGGGCGGATTGCCGGCCGCTCACAGCGCCGTGCTGCTGCTCAGCGGCAGCGACCCGCAGCAGGTCGACGACGTACTGGCCCTGGCCGCGCAAGGTGCCTGGGTCGCCGGCCAGACCGGCGACGGCTGCTACGACCCGGCCGCCGCCGTGCAACTGA